Genomic window (Nicotiana sylvestris chromosome 7, ASM39365v2, whole genome shotgun sequence):
AAACTATAAGAGCATTAATACACGCATAAAATAAACATAAATTTGATGTATGTATAAATATTAAACATTCTAGTTTGATCACTTTAGTGATTAACAAACTATATAATTTTAAGGCACATACATCAATTATTATACAATACCAGAATCACAATCAATACAATGAAAGATTTACGTGCAATTACTGCATTCCAAAAACTTTTAGGAATAAAATATTATCATTGAAGTGGTCCAAAATATACTAAGATTGCATGTGTCCATAAGGTGAAATCGCAAGTCATCTTTGTTTAAAAATCACTTTAGTAAGCCAATATGTTGGGGAAAAAAGATGTTGCTACATGTAAACATATGGTTTATGCCTAATTTATATTTATAATTCCACAAAAGCACAAAACTTCAAAGGTTGCCGTTCTCAAAAAGTAGAGACCAAACTCTTTCATAATTTTTGTCAATTACACCCTCTTTCTAATTACTCCATAATCTTAAAAGTAACTAAGAATTAGAGTTCAGCATTATTTTCCACGAACAGAATTTAACGATCATGATAATTATTTAAACTATGATTCATAATTGCCGAAGGCAGCACATGATGTTTAAACAACTACGCATTCATAATTAGTTGTGACGAAGATTATCTGTTCAAGCAATTCAGACCCTGATACCACATGTAAGCATAAACTATAATTCTACCAGGatcttgaacatgataatcttaTATGTAATCGtcatagaaaacatacctgaagcggaATTCATTATCTTGAAGCGGAAGCGTTAATCGGTAAATTGGTTTCTCGCCCCTTGCCCTAGCTTTCGTTACTGCTTCCTTTAGtgatggaagaaagaaaataaaatacggTAACCTTAATGGGTGGGAGAGGACCAATTTATAGAGGTTCTCACTTAATCTGGTACGTCCATCAAGTAACTAATCGGACGGATGAGAtttgataattaattaaatattaattatgggccTTAAACCTATTGGACCACATACACGTAGGAAAAACAGCTTACACTTTCATCATAATGTGCTGGCCTGCTGGGGTTCCAACCCAATATGCGAGAAGTTTATATGTaggagctccataatccagcatattatgctggtaCTTTCCACATTTCAGCAAAACAATGGCTATtgttcaatgactttgcaaacaatGACTATTTTTTGATTATCAGCCCGAAAACTGGCTAGGTAGACTTTACTCTCTGCCTTGTGAATGTAGAGGGACAGTTTTCAATAGACCCTCGGTTCAAGGAAAACATAATTACAACAGTTATGACaaagaaatatgaaaaataatatAATCGAAGCAAAATAATCAACAAATAGTGATAGAAACATAAGAATAAGAAATACGATAATAACACTCGTACTGTAGATATGGAAAGTAAATTTAGAAAATGTTGCTCTTCATAATTACTTTCTCTTCATAAAAAATACTCCTCTACTTTatgaaatatttttattttattctcttttatatttttagagaTATTCATATTCTTACTATTATCAAATTGTCTCGTACCACAGTTATAAGTAAAAAAAAGGATGAATATGGACTTTTCTTCTGAAGTATTTTGACACACAAGATCCACCCAGAGTCGACATTGGAGCTTTATTAAACTTAATGGTACTTTCAAAAATAATTAATATTAATgacaaataaaaataataattaattctATCTTAATTCTCTAAAATGACAAGTATTTTGGATCAAACTCTTTTAGTAACCATGacaaagggggggggggtaacgGAGAAAGTATTGTATATCAAGAGCCACTTCGGTTGCAATGTGGTCTTATCACTTCAATAGGTAACATTTTTTCacgaaagaaataaaattaaaTCTTTTAAAACTCGTATTGGTTATGCAACAAGTATGTTTTATTctaaatttttcctttttgtAAGATGGTGGGCTCATAACAAAGGGAAATAATGTCATAacaagtttttcttttaattatatgGTATTTGAAATCTACTAGTTGAATTAATTCAGCATTTCATAGGATCCATGTAAAAGAAAAACGTTCTCTACTAAGAATTTATTTATCCCCGAAAATGTCATGTCAAGTTAATATCAATTTTCACCTTCTGAAAAGACAAGAACCATTCATTTTGCCCCCACTTCCCACAACAAGGAAAATTAACCTAAATAGTAGTCCGCCCAATCACTTAAACTTAAAATAGCCGATTGATGtatattatataaataattatatataatatgtatataaaTGGGTATATTAGTGTATAATCCATATATACCGACTAGAAAAAGTAAATAATGAATATAACTGACTATTTGTGTAAAGGTATCTTCCAATAATCCATTTATACATATAATCTTAGAACCTGAAGATCTTAAGGAAAAAGTTGCCCCGCCATTTACTTTCATTACAAAATATCACGCGTTTACACATTGAACTAAagttggagaagaaaagttgtggaAAAAAACAATTGAAAAAGTAGAAACACTTAAAAATATAGCCAAAATAATTCAACACTAAATAAAGATGCTATTGCATACATATAGCCtttttggccaagcttctccaagCCGAAAAGCATgttgaagtgtttggccaagcttttaggaggaaaaaaaagtacttttgaggagaagcagaaacagaagcagaaaaaagtagtttcttcccaaaaatacttttttgagaagcacttgtgagaaaaatacacttagaagcactttttaaaagtttgtccaaacactaattactgtttagaagtgcttttcaaattactTAATCAAACACAAAcagcttctcaccaaaagtatttttgaaaaaaaaaaacacttctcaaaataagctgatttttccaACTTGTTCAAACATGCTATATATCACATGCCAAAAAATGTTAAATATCATAGCCATAAGGAATTAGATTCCCACAAAAGCACAACGAAGGAGGGATGAAGGTAGTGCTAAGAGACTATTGAGTGGTCAAAAAGCAAAGAAAACCACTATTTTACATGACAAAAAGATAGcttaaagcaaacacataggtAAAGAATCTAAACATAGCTTTATATTGTTCTAACACCATTTGTTCACAATGTTACAACCTACCAAAAAATCCACTAATAAAAACTTGATATTCCATTTCATTTCTTGGAAAAACTTTGAGTTTTTCTATAGAATTCCAATTCAAAAACATGGAAAACAATAGCACAAAGGTGGAAATGATAAAGCCAATATTTCTCAAAGCTGGAATTCCTATAGCCATAACTTTGGCGGGATATATTATTGCCAAAATCACAACAAAAAGAAGCTCAATTTTCATACCTTCAACAAATCAAGAAAATTCTCAAGAAATTATAACCAATCAATATGATATCTCAAGAGATGAAGTTAGCCTTAATCAAAATCTTGATTATTCAGAATATGAAGATGATCATTCTTCTACACATACCATTTACAAAGATTCATCAGAAAGTTTTCTTTTTCAAGATAAATGCAAATTTGAAGAAGATTTGCTAAGCTTAAGAAGGCAAACGGGCGATATCGAAGAGAGGGAATTTCAACTAGAGGCCAGATTTCAAAAGTATAGCCACTTGAAAGATCAAGAAATTGCACTTATGGACATGCAAAACAAGTTGATATTAGAGATCAATAAAATTGAGTTCTTTGATAAGGAAATTACACTAATGGAGGGAGAAAACCAAAGATTTCAAAATATGGTAATTGAATATTTGAGAATTATAGAACTTCTTGATTTGTCACAATCAGAAAATAGATTGCTTCACAAAAAGGTTAAGAAGCTTTTGAAGAAGATCAAAGAACATTCACAAGTTATAGAGGAACATAACTTTCAACTTGAAGCTAAGGAAACAGAAATTTCAAGAAATGAAAAAGGGCTAGAAATGAAAGATCATATTATCAAGAAAATGGAATTAGATATTCAAGAGCTGAAAATGGCTATTGAGAAATTGCAAGAGGAGAAGACTGAACTACAGAGAAAGCTAGAATTGGGAGAGAATTCAAATCCATCCAAGGTAAGTATTTTTCTATAAGCCTATTCATAGTTTATTGCAAACTCATAAACTAAAGGGATTGTTACAAAAATAGCCGGTCAAATTTACTATTTACTATTTTGAACcggtatacataaattatatattgaCTATACACAGTCATACAAttattatatatgaattatacATGTATTACATATTCGCTGGTTATTTCTAGTTTAAGATTAAGTGGACgattatttgggttaattctttcTATATAATGGAAAAATAGCTCAAGTAATACCtacatattaaaaaaaaaaaaaaaaatgtggcCTCAAAAAAAGCAAGTAGGCTGCCACATTTATAATATTATCGTGCAAGTATAGTCACATCAACAACTCACTTTACATAATATCCACTTGGCACCAGTTAGATAAATAACTCAACTTACATAATATCTATTAACTTGGTATTTTTTCGGCATTTCTTATATTTCATGCGCTATATAGGCATAATGGAGTTATTTTTGTGCTATAAAAAACTAGTTTTGCTTCGGTACAATAAACTGAAAGTTAGATGACCATCCACGAAATTAACCCGCCTATTCATTACATGCATGAGATTGTGAATACATTTTTGAAATGTTCTTTATTTTGCAGAGTAATGTGGAAGTGGTAACAATAGAAGATTACAAAGAATTGGCAAAAGAACTTCAGCAACTGGAGAAGGATAAAGCTACTGAAGACAAAGAATTAATATACTTAAGGTGGTGCAATGCATGTTTAAGGCATGAATTAATGAGGAGGAATCAAGAACAAATAGAACAAGAGAAAACCCAAAATCAAGAATTAAATTTGGGAGAAGAAAATACAGAAATTATAACAGAATTTGTACCAAAACATGAGTTAATTATGAGGAGGAGTTCATCAGTGGGACACAATGAATCTTGCTTAAGTTCACCTATTAATGGAAGCCATTCAAATGATCATTCCAAAAGGAGAAAATTAATACAAAAGTTCAAGAAATGGGTAGAAGGAAGTGATAAAATGAAACATGAAACTAATTGCTTTAAAAGGCATTCTGTTTCTGATTATACTGAAGAATTAATGATTCCTGCTAGAAAGTCATGTTCTAGTGCTTAATTATGTGTATTTGTAATTCCTTCATGATTTGATtaacatatgtagctccaaactAATAAAAATGACACAAAACTTATTGATTCTCTTTAAATGCATTGTGAGATCAGGGGCGGAGGTAGCATATAAGCTATAGATTCTGGCGAACCCTGTAGCTTTTGGCTCGAACcttgtatatatattaaatatatactaaatatgtataaatactaAATCTCGAACCCAATAACACAAATAGTCGATGTTGTTTAGTGATATTTCAAATCCATAAACTTTAAATCTTCGCTCCAATGTTTAAGctacatttcaaaaataattttttaagtaAAAGGAAATTGTATATAGTACGTCAAAATGTACCCATTAATACCTCTAACATTTACCACTTTTTGGACTTAAAAGGGTAGTCTGGTCCACGAAACATTCCGCATTCACACATGATAGAAGAGCCGCATCCCAAAGGGATATGAATATGATGTAGGCAACATATCCTGATGCAGCTTTGAAGTAGTTGAAGTGAAATTTATACGGGACTAAAATTAAAGCCTAACATAATTTCTTACTAATAATAGCTTTCGGTGGCTCTTTTTATACTACAAAATTTAAAggaaaattttcataaagcactatcttttagtagtaatcaGCCATTTATAGATATCATttgttatattacggattatagatacattttctatggttataagatgtatttaagctattgtattcatgaatacagtagcaaaaataggcgtgaatcaggaaagtccagctaatcagttgttgtattcgagtgtatgcGACCGTATTCAtcgcgtgaaacatgggattacagctaaACAGATtactgtattcgactgtattcacggcgtgaaacaggggattacactgtttttaaacggaaagtgtaTCAATTAACAAAATAGAcacctaatataactcaacaaactcaattataacacacaaaatttgtatttccgattataaaaaaaattctcaactgaaaaataccccaaaaacatagcaatcttcagagaaattatataattcatctgaatacataaattatattaattaaaaaaatatatgaatacattcatgcatatagcgagatagtgaatacaatgaaatgcATAGAATACAATGGGATACAttgaaaaaataatgaaaaaaaataataatgaatacaatgaaatacacagAATACAACGAGTTACATTAAATTATAATgggaaaaaagacaatgaatacaatgaaatacatgaaaatacaacgtgatacgttgaaaatacattgaaatatattaacagaaaataaagttgctcagccccaaaactCTGTCGTCTTTgctcaagaacaaaccctaatttccgcctTGTAGCCAAATAGTCCTTCCATCTTCAAAGATCTTGCAGAACGCTAATTGAACCGGAACTTACAGAATATTAAATCAAAACTTAATTGGTTTCTTGTCTAGTTATCCGCATGGAATGAAATCCAGGCATCAATGAAAGATAAATATGTGATGAAGTTAAGGATTGTAAACTTGGTAAGATTGGGTCTTCAATGAAGGAATACAGCGAGATAATCACCAACGATTTCGTGGATTTGCTTCGACATGATTGGGTCTTCAGGTTAGggtttgttgttgctgtgtgaTTGGGTCTTCAGGTTAGGgtttgctgttgctgtgttgctGGTCGCTGGATTTTTCAGTTGAGAAGATGTCGTTAGAAGGAGAAGGAGAgcggaaattttaatgggatgggggaagagaatgagatgtatca
Coding sequences:
- the LOC104223768 gene encoding protein CHUP1, chloroplastic, coding for MENNSTKVEMIKPIFLKAGIPIAITLAGYIIAKITTKRSSIFIPSTNQENSQEIITNQYDISRDEVSLNQNLDYSEYEDDHSSTHTIYKDSSESFLFQDKCKFEEDLLSLRRQTGDIEEREFQLEARFQKYSHLKDQEIALMDMQNKLILEINKIEFFDKEITLMEGENQRFQNMVIEYLRIIELLDLSQSENRLLHKKVKKLLKKIKEHSQVIEEHNFQLEAKETEISRNEKGLEMKDHIIKKMELDIQELKMAIEKLQEEKTELQRKLELGENSNPSKSNVEVVTIEDYKELAKELQQLEKDKATEDKELIYLRWCNACLRHELMRRNQEQIEQEKTQNQELNLGEENTEIITEFVPKHELIMRRSSSVGHNESCLSSPINGSHSNDHSKRRKLIQKFKKWVEGSDKMKHETNCFKRHSVSDYTEELMIPARKSCSSA